One region of Miscanthus floridulus cultivar M001 chromosome 19, ASM1932011v1, whole genome shotgun sequence genomic DNA includes:
- the LOC136527363 gene encoding beta-1,3-galactosyltransferase GALT1-like — protein sequence MKKWHGGFVIVSLFIILMLRYVILDSPLAEKSLQYVFQQNRTAELHWLDVPNPPAIQNPQNSSEVISTRLLASNLSITRNLSDRELQSLHSWNHLRHLLSHAHILPDGVEAIKEAGVAWRELNTALAYDDSVVSVNGSIQQKDKGKQCPYSIRRMNATRLGDRFSLKLPCGLIQGSSITIIGTPGGLLGNFKIELTGAAVPGEPDPPIVLHYNVRLLGDKLTEDPVIVQNTWTIADDWGSENRCPSPDSDAKDSAKVDDLKKCSSMVGEDQKEILPSRLRSNVSTMTAARKKKVEPRKYFPFRQGYLAVAILRIGAHGIHMTVDGKHITSFAFREDLDPGFVGEVRIAGDIKLLTVIASGLPTTEDFEHVTDLETLKAPLVPMNKSVDLFIGVFSTANNFKRRMAVRRTWMQYDDVRSGKVAVRFFVGLHKNEVVNEELWNEARTYGDIQLMPFVDYYSLILWKTIAICIYGTNVLSAKYVMKTDDDAFVRVDEILSSLDRTNISHGLLYGRVNSDSQPHRDPYSKWYITPEEWPEESYPPWAHGPGYIVSKDIAKEVYRKHKSGELKMFKLEDVAMGIWINEMKKDGLDVKYENDGRILVEGCEDGYVVAHYQEPRDMICLWDKFQKTKRGTCCKE from the exons ATGAAGAAATGGCATGGCGGCTTTGTCATTGTATCTTTGTTCATCATCTTGATGTTGAGATATGTGATATTGGATAGCCCACTTGCAGAAAAATCGCTTCAGTATGTTTTCCAGCAAAACAGGACGGCAGAATTACATTGGTTGGATGTTCCAAACCCACCTGCAATTCAGAATCCACAGAATTCTTCTGAAGTAATATCAACCAGACTCTTGGCATCCAACCTTTCCATTACCAGAAATCTCTCTGATAGAGAACTTCAATCTTTACATTCTTGGAATCATTTGAGACACCTATTATCTCATGCCCATATCCTACCAGATGGAGTAGAGGCAATCAAGGAAGCTGGAGTTGCATGGAGGGAACTCAATACAGCCCTTGCATATGATGATTCAGTTGTTTCTGTTAATGGCAGCATTCAGCAGAAGGACAAAGGAAAGCAATGCCCTTATTCTATCCGAAGGATGAATGCCACAAGATTAGGGGATAGGTTTTCTTTAAAACTTCCCTGTGGATTGATTCAGGGCTCTTCAATAACAATTATTGGCACTCCTGGTGGTCTTCTGGGTAATTTTAAGATAGAGTTAACTGGAGCTGCAGTTCCTGGTGAACCAGACCCTCCAATTGTCCTTCATTACAATGTCCGGCTTCTTGGTGATAAACTCACAGAAGATCCTGTAATAGTCCAAAATACATGGACAATAGCTGATGATTGGGGTTCCGAAAACCGTTGCCCATCTCCTGATTCAGATGCTAAGGACAGTGCAAAAG TGGATGATCTAAAAAAATGTAGTAGCATGGTAGGTGAGGACCAGAAAGAAATCCTTCCCTCTAGATTGCGTTCAAATGTTTCGACCATGACAGCTGCAAGGAAGAAGAAAGTGGAACCTAGAAAGTATTTTCCATTCAGACAGGGATATCTTGCTGTAGCAATTCTTCGTATCGGAGCACATGGGATACATATGACTGTAGATGGCAAACATATCACTTCGTTTGCATTCCGAGAG GATTTGGATCCAGGGTTTGTTGGTGAAGTAAGAATTGCAGGAGATATTAAATTGCTAACTGTGATAGCAAGTGGCCTGCCTACAACAGAGGACTTCGAGCATGTCACTGACTTAGAAACATTGAAGGCTCCACTGGTGCCCATGAATAAATCTGTTGATCTTTTCATTGGGGTCTTCTCTACAGCAAATAATTTCAAACGCCGAATGGCAGTTCGCAGAACTTGGATGCAGTATGATGATGTGCGCTCAGGAAAAGTTGCAGttcgtttctttgttggcctg CACAAAAATGAGGTGGTCAATGAGGAACTCTGGAATGAAGCGCGAACATATGGAGACATCCAGTTGATGCCATTTGTGGATTACTATAGCCTGATTCTTTGGAAGACCATAGCGATCTGCATCTATGGG ACAAATGTCCTGTCAGCCAAGTATGTGATGAAAACTGATGACGATGCTTTTGTTCGAGTAGATGAAATACTTTCTTCCCTCGACCGAACCAATATCAGCCATGGACTGTTGTATGGTCGTGTCAATTCTGATTCCCAGCCTCATCGAGATCCATATAGCAAGTGGTACATAACCCCTGAG GAATGGCCTGAGGAGAGTTATCCTCCATGGGCGCATGGACCAGGATATATTGTTTCAAAGGACATAGCTAAAGAAGTTTACAGGAAACACAAGAGTGGGGAGTTAAAG ATGTTCAAGCTGGAGGATGTCGCGATGGGAATATGGATCAATGAGATGAAGAAGGATGGCTTGGATGTCAAGTATGAGAATGATGGGAGGATCTTGGTTGAAGGATGCGAGGATGGGTATGTGGTTGCTCACTACCAAGAACCAAGGGATATGATATGCCTCTGGGATAAGTTTCAGAAAACAAAACGAGGAACATGTTGCAAAGAATAA
- the LOC136527364 gene encoding protein DMP8-like: MDRSNVAAAGAVSVDVRGCGGSPPAGAGGRKRRLVARGVQSTLSKTSMLANFLPTGTLLTFEMLLPAASGDGTCSAVSVAMLRALLALCAASCFLSHFTDSFRAPYGKVYYGFVTPRGLSLFRTGLGVEVPREERYWLAFVDVVHAVMSVLVFAAVALADYRVSGCLVAGHRKEMDEVMESCPLMVGTVCSGLFLVLPNTRYGIGCLAA; encoded by the coding sequence ATGGACCGCAGTAACGTCGCCGCGGCCGGTGCGGTGTCCGTCGACGTGCGCGGCTGCGGCGGCTCGCCGCCGGCGGGCGCGGGCGGAAGGAAGCGCCGCTTGGTGGCGAGGGGCGTCCAGAGCACGCTCTCCAAGACGTCCATGCTGGCCAACTTCCTCCCCACGGGCACGCTGCTGACCTTCGAGATGCTCCTCCCGGCCGCCTCAGGCGACGGCACCTGCTCGGCGGTCAGCGTCGCGATGCTCAGGGCGCTCCTCGCGCTCTGCGCCGCGTCCTGCTTCCTCTCCCACTTCACCGACAGCTTCCGCGCGCCGTACGGCAAGGTGTACTACGGCTTCGTCACGCCGCGGGGCCTGTCGCTGTTCAGGACCGGGCTCGGCGTCGAGGTTCCCAGGGAGGAGAGGTACTGGCTCGCCTTCGTCGACGTCGTGCACGCGGTCATGTCGGTGCTGGTCTTCGCGGCCGTCGCGCTCGCCGACTACCGAGTCTCCGGGTGCCTCGTCGCCGGGCACCGCAAGGAGATGGACGAGGTGATGGAGAGCTGCCCGCTCATGGTGGGCACCGTGTGCAGCGGCCTCTTCCTGGTGCTCCCCAACACCCGCTACGGCATCGGTTGCTTGGCTGCGTAG